The genomic interval TCCTGCACTCAGATACTGGAGAATTAGCAGGGTACGAAAGGCGGCATAGGAGAGGGCAAAGCCAGTAGAAGACTCGCCTAAACCATGATGCACATTCACTGCTAAGGCAGCAACGAGTGCTATCTGGAGTAAGGTGAGCAGGCGATGTCCTAAATCGTCGGTGTCGAAGCGAGTGGCGTAAAAGGTAGAGCCAAGCCAACACCACCAGATGGGTACAAACAGGGCAACAAAACCCAAAAAGCCGGATAACCCAACATGACCGTCCAGATAGTGGGCTAATTCGGCGATTGCTACCACAAAAATTAGGTCAAAAAATAGTTCCAACCAAGTAGCGCGTCGTTCCTCTTCGTTGTCTGCACTGACACGTAACCGAGGTGGTTCCCATAATCTTTTTGACATCCTGCGACCTCTTGAAAACTAGGATTATTGATTTGTTGAATTCTATTGGTTCTGGAGTGTTGTTGCCATCATCTCAGTCATACAATCACGGCTACAAGTAGGTACCCAAAATTAGGGTACATAACTTTTGGGGGGTAAAGCCCTAGATCATGTAGCCCGCCTTAGAGGCACCCTTGGCGATATCCATTAGAAGTGAAAAATCTAGCGAAAGATAGGTGACATAAAAGCAAATAGCTCGTATATTACCGTATTTCTAGAACATAAGATTTATGATGCAAGAAATGAATTGAAAGATTGAATTCTTGCAAGATCTCATCTTACCTGCAACGCCATTAGTCATCAGACGTGGCGTCTTTTTGCGTTCCTTCCAGGAACAAGAACCTATTCGTCTTCCATTTGTGAAGTTTTGTTAAAGATTATCTCCACAGGCAGAGTTTTGAAAAGTTTGAATCATTTCTGCCGATAGAGTTCCAGTATGGTGCTGCTGAAAGACTATTAGTTTGTAAGTTTCGTCTGATTTCGGACAAAACATTAAAACCAAACTATTAAAACACCTCATTTATTTGAATTTTCAGTAACACCGCTATGACATTCTTCAATCCCAACGCACCACTTTTATGCCAAAAGCCCAATGTCCTCACCCTATCCGATAGTCCTGGACTTTGGCGCTGTCACTGGCAAGTCGGAAGTATTACACTTGTTTCGACGTTTTATACAGCAGTCGATCAAGTCTGTTTAATCTGGGGCGTCATCTCACTCGCAATTTTTGGCACAGCACAATTTTGTCCCCTGAGTTGGACGACTCAAGCCATTTGGTGGTCAATCCTCTCCCTGATGGGGTCGCTTGCCATGCTGGTTTTGACACCCTCTTGGTTGAGAGAAGAGGGCTTAGGCTGGGTTCTCGATAGTTGGGTCTGTTTGATGTTGCTTGGAGTTGCCCTGACAGACTTCGGTATTTTCCTGGGTTGGGGAGCAGTATTAATCAATCTGTGTCCACTATGGTTAGGATTGGTGGCGCTGGGTTATCTGGGGACTGGGTTAGGGTTGCGATCGCGCGCATTAATCATCACAGGATTCGTTCACCTGCTGGCTATTGGGATTTTACCCTCTGTTGGCGCAATGCAATTTCTCGGCACTGGCATCATCATGGGAGGCAGTAGCGTCCTGTTAGCCGTGTTCCAATGGGACTCCTTTGGCACTTGTGGCGGTGAAGTCAAGAGTTAAACAACTCGCCTCTATCATGCGAGGAAACAAAGCCGCTTTTGAAACAGGCTCTTATCGATATGAACCACCTAGCCCCATCATCAAGAGGAACCAGGAGAGCCAAAGTGCGAAGATTAAGTAAATGATTAGGGCAAGGAGATTCAGTAATACTCCAGCTGTACTCAAAACCCAGTTACCTTGGTTTTTAAATGCCTGGATGGCCTTGATAATTGCCACGATATTTAGAACAAGAGTAGCGACCGCCGCCAGCCAAAACCCACAGACTAATGACACAATCGATGGCAACTCTAACCGAACAGTAGCAATAATCAGCAACCAAGCCAAAACTAGCAGACCGCCGCTTATCAGTTCTACAATTAAAAATTTCTTCCCACGTTTTATCTGCCTATAATCAATCATGCCGAGTGTGGCAATTAGCAACCCGTGCCCTAACGGCAATACACCCATAAATAATTTAATCAGCATTTAAGTTGCAGGGTGAGAAGCTGGGGAGGCTGGAGGAGAAGATTATGCAATGTTTTATGCACATCAACTTATCTGTAGATCGTTCAAGGTTAATGTAAGAGATTTGTCAAGAACGATCTTGGTTTCTTCAAAGTATAGCTGTCGCGATAAAGTTTAGGACAGATTTAACGGTTCTTGCGACCACGTACCAGTAATAAATCTTCTGCCTTGTGCCTTTTGCCTTGTGCCTTCTGCCTTTTGCTATATCACAATGTCTGAGTTTGGAATCAAAAAAAACAGGCTACGTGGTGGCGCAACCTGTTGCAAATTAGTATTTAGCATTGAGATTAGGTGGATTGAGCTGTTAACAACTCAGCAGGCAAGCGCTTAAACGCCAACCGTTCATTTTCCACATCCACAAAGATGGTGTCCCCATCATTAAACTCACCTCGCAGAATCGCCTTAGCAATTTGCGTTTCTAGTTCGCGTTGAATCGCTCGCTTCAGAGGACGTGCACCAAAAACGGGGTCATAACCCACCTCTGCCAAGAAGTCGAGAGCACTTTCCGACAACTTGAGAGACATCTTGCGATCAGCTAGGCGTTGTTCTAAGCGCTTAACTTGCAGTTGAACAATATGGCGCAACTGATGTTTTCGCAAGGAGTGGAAGATAATAATTTCATCAATCCGATTCAGGAACTCTGGACGGAAGCTCGATCGCATCGCATCCATGACTCGACTCCGCATCTCATCGTACTGACTGTCCTCGGTGGCAAGGTCTAGAATGTACTGCGAACCAACGTTGCTGGTCATGATAATCACAGTATTCTTGAAGTCTACCGTGTGACCTTGAGCATCCGTAACGCGACCATCATCGAGGATTTGCAACATCACATTGAACACATCGGGGTGAGCTTTCTCGATTTCGTCAAACAGAATCACTGCAAAAGGACGACGACGAATGGATTCGGTCAACTGCCCCCCTTCTTCGTAACCCACATATCCCGGAGGTGCACCAATGAGGCGGGAGACGGCGTGCTTCTCCATATATTCCGACATATCAATCCGCACTAAAGCATCTTCCGTGTCGAACAGGTAAGAGGCTAGCGCTTTTGCCAGTTCCGTCTTGCCAACACCCGTGGGGCCAAGGAAGATAAAGCTAGCAGTGGGGCGATTGGGGTCAGATAAACCTGCACGCGATCGCTGAATCGCATCGGCAACGGCTGTTACCGCTTCATCCTGTCCCACAACTCGCTCGTGCAACTCATCTTCGAGGTGGAGTAACTTTTCTTTCTCCGATTCCACCAGCTTGCTGATGGGAATCCCTGTCCACTTGGAGATAATTTCCGCAATGTCGGATTCTGTGACTTCCTCCCGCAGCAGGGATTTGCCACTGGTTTGGGTAGCAGCGAGTTGCGTCTCTGCCTCTTGTAGGGATTTTTGCAACTGGGCTAATTTGCTATATTTCAACTCAGCCGCCTTGTTTAGATCGTAATCGCGCTCGGCTTGGCTTATTTCTACATTGACTCGGTCAATCTCTTCTTTAATGCTCTGAATGTGATTGAGCACGTCTTTTTCGGACTGCCACTGAGCATTTAAAGTGCGTTGCTCTTCTTTGAGGTTGGCGAGTTCTTTTTCCAATCGTTCCAGGCGTTCAACAGAGGCGCGATCGCTTTCTTTTTGCAGCGATAACCGTTCCATTTCCAACTGGAGGATTTTGCGGTTAATTTCATCGAGTTCTTCCGGCTTGGAGGTAATCTCCATTTTCAGCCGTGCTGCCGCTTCATCGACTAAGTCAATCGCTTTATCCGGGAGGAAGCGATCGCTAATATATCGAGTCGATAACGTGGCGGCGGCAAC from Microcoleus sp. AS-A8 carries:
- the clpB gene encoding ATP-dependent chaperone ClpB — its product is MQPTNPNQFTEKAWEAIARTPDIAKATQQQQLESEHLLKALLEQDGLANSIFNKLEVPVQRVREATESFIQRQPKVSGSSGSVYLGRSVDTLLDRAESYRKDYKDEFISIEHLILAYLKDDRFGKGLFQEFKLDEKKLKNAIDQIRGNQKVTDQNPEGKYEALEKYGRDLTQAAREGKLDPVIGRDDEIRRTIQILSRRTKNNPVLIGEPGVGKTAIAEGLAQRIVAGDVPESLKDRKLIALDMGALIAGAKFRGEFEERLKAVLKEVTDSRGQLILFIDEIHTVVGAGATQGAMDAGNLLKPMLARGELRCIGATTLDEYRKYIEKDAALERRFQQVYVDQPSVEDTISILRGLKERYELHHGVKISDSSLVAAATLSTRYISDRFLPDKAIDLVDEAAARLKMEITSKPEELDEINRKILQLEMERLSLQKESDRASVERLERLEKELANLKEEQRTLNAQWQSEKDVLNHIQSIKEEIDRVNVEISQAERDYDLNKAAELKYSKLAQLQKSLQEAETQLAATQTSGKSLLREEVTESDIAEIISKWTGIPISKLVESEKEKLLHLEDELHERVVGQDEAVTAVADAIQRSRAGLSDPNRPTASFIFLGPTGVGKTELAKALASYLFDTEDALVRIDMSEYMEKHAVSRLIGAPPGYVGYEEGGQLTESIRRRPFAVILFDEIEKAHPDVFNVMLQILDDGRVTDAQGHTVDFKNTVIIMTSNVGSQYILDLATEDSQYDEMRSRVMDAMRSSFRPEFLNRIDEIIIFHSLRKHQLRHIVQLQVKRLEQRLADRKMSLKLSESALDFLAEVGYDPVFGARPLKRAIQRELETQIAKAILRGEFNDGDTIFVDVENERLAFKRLPAELLTAQST